In the genome of Pontibacter actiniarum, the window CCCCGGAACAGGTATACTTTGTCTTCCTTGCTGCTGTAGTCGGCGGCATCCAGGTCGCCGCTACCCCAGGAAAAAGGCCACTCAGGGATGAAGGTGTTCAGCTTTTTCGGGAATCCTGCTGCTACGGTGTTGCCTTTGGCTGACAGCCGCATGTATTCCTCCCCTTTAAAAAGGAAAACCTCCCTGGTCTTCGTGTGGAAGAAGGCGGCGTCCAGGTAGCCGCCTTGCCAGCCAGCAGGCAGGTTCTTCACCAGCTCCGTAAGCTGCTTCGGATAGCCGGCATCCAGCACTTTGGCTCCTGGTGAGAAGCGGGCATATTGCCGCCCCCGAAAAACGTAGACTTTTTTATCCACGCTGTTATAGTAGGCGGCATCCACCTGCCCTGCCCAGTTAGATGGTATCGCTGGCACTGCCTGTGCAGTCTCTTCAAGTTTATCCCCTTCTGGCGTAGCTGGGCTTTGTACATACACAAGCCCGTTCATGAAACGGTAGCTTGTGCGTGGCGCACCCTTTCTGCCTTCTACCGAAAACATGGCGCTGGTCATAGGCCACAGGGCTTTTGCGACATAGGCGTCGCTGCTGATGTTCGGGTCAAATATGCCGGTGTAGTTAACCTTGTCAGTATCCTTGGGCAGGATACCTCCTTCTATGTGATATACCGCAGTTACGCTATCGTTTGCGGTAAAGCGCGCGGCAACCGGAATGGCGTGCCAGTGGTTGGACACCACGTACAGCTTATCTCCGGGCCTGATCACGTTGGAGCCGTCGGCTTTTCGCAGCATACGGCTATAGGCGTAGTTCTGCACCGTGGTTTTAGACTTCTCTTCTTTAAAGATAAGCTCCTCCGGAACACCCTTCTCCACCAGTAAAGCGGCCATTTCGGAAGCTTCGCAAAGCTCGGATTTATGCGCGGCGCAACCGCCGGAAACAATGATGTAATCAAAAGGCACAGCGGACTGGTACAGCTTAAAGCCGACCTCTACCCTGTCTACCAATGTTTGCATGTCCGCAGAGCCTAAAATAAGCATGCCGTTTCTGTGCTCTGTGGCCGGGCGCTGCGCGAACGCCTGCACAAAGAACATGTTTAAAAACAGGACGCAAAAAACCACCATGGCTTTGGGGCACAGCTTGTTCATTTGTTTCATATTTAAAATAGGTGACGTATCTGGAAGGGCTATACTTTGGCAAAGCCTTTACCTTCCTTTGGTGCCGTTTGAATGAAGGTATAAGTATACCACATGTTTAACAGACGAAAAAGGCAGAAATACAGGAAGCCCCTCAGGGCTCCCCGTACCTAACCTACACATTACTCACTATCTACAAGCGCGCCCATGAAGCGTAAGCCGGAGCGGCTGTTATGGTACAGGTCCTGGGTTATCAGGCTTCCTTCCACAGCAGGATTTAGCGTGCTGCCGAGTTTCACCAACTCTTCGGTGCTCATGCCATACGCGGTAGCTGGGTTACCCTCTCCTACAGGCACTTTGGCTTCGGTTAACATGGTGCCTGGATTGAACGTAGCTCCTTCGATAACTTCTCCCTTGGCATCGTAGGCAAGGCTCCCTAAAATAGACGACTGCACGACCGGTACCGTAGCGTCCGGCTCGTAGGCATCCACATCCGGGCCATCGTTCTTCTGCACATTTCCGGACACAATGGAGTTATACATGTTGACAGTGTTGATGCCTGACCTTCGGTAAATTCCGCCGCCCGGGCCGGCAATAGTGTTTCCGGTGATGGTGGTGTTGACGATGGTAACCATGTTATTGCTGTACAGCATCACACCGCCGCCCCCGTTTGCAGAAGTACTGCTGTTTCCGTTGATAAGGCAGTTTACCAGTAGTCCTTTGGAGTTCTCCCTGATGTAGAAAGCGGCACCAAACGACCGGCCTTTGTTGTCAGCCACCACCGTGTTATACATGTTGATCGTCGCCTCCGGGTAGCCGTGTACCCCAGCTGCGGTTCCGCCTTCATTCTCTCGGACCTCTGAATCATAGATATGAGCGGTAGACTCGCTGATCCAAACCCCGCCGGCGTTACCCGTTGAGATATTCCCGTTTATTTTGCTGTTCCTGATGGTTACCACTGACCCGCCAAAAGCATACAGGCCCGCCACGTTCTTATCCGATTTATTATCTACAACCTCGGTATTTAGCACTTCCACAACCGCGTTGCCGATGGTAAGGCCACCGCCATAGTCTCTTCTGAAAGCAGTGCCGTTGATGGTGGCAGAGGTAGTGGCCGCAGCGGCTTTGCCGTCTGTAATTCGTAAGCCCTCCAGCACCACCTTCTGGCCGTCTGTTTTCGGGGCAGACACCGTGACGACGTGATAGGCCACCCCGCCGCCCGAAAGCACTGTTGTGTGTTGCGCAGGGTTTGCCTCAGCACCTTCCTCCGCATCGGCTGGATAGCCTCCCTTCAGCCTCACATACTTGCTGACTTCAAAAGTCACATCACCGGCATCGGCAGGGTCGCCACCTGTTACCGTTACAGTGGGCAGGTAGGCCCCCTCCGCTATGTGAATTGTGTTACCGCTTACCGCTATGGCCAGGGCATTGTCGAGGCTGGTGGCCTCGGCCCAGGAGTAGCCTTCTCCGGTCGCGCCCTCCTTCACATAGATATCATCCCGGTTGCCTGCCTCCTGCTTAACGGTAATCACTTTCTCCGTCGTGTCGTTTGTCATGATTTTGATGGTACCAGTTCGGGCATCCTCCTCATTTGCCTGCACCTGGAAAGCGAGCGTCACCTTGCCTTTCTCGCCACTGGTTTCTTCCAGCACGATCCAGTCAGCATCTGTTGCCGCCTGCCACGGTTGGTTCGTCAGGAACACAAGGGCATGCGAACTGCTGGTGTTCGCGACATCGAAGGCTTCGTTCTCCAGGAGTAACTTTGGCTCAAACGCTTCATCGTCCTCCTTACAACCCGACAGGTTTAGAAGTATAAGGGCTCCACATAAGAACCTTGTGATAAAATGAAGGTGTATTTTTCTTTTCATGGGATTAGGCTGTTTATGCGTCAAAAGCGCCTGCCTTGCAGCGGTGCAGGGCAAACCACGTTTACTTGCTGTTGCTGTAGTTTTGGTAAAGCGACTGGTAGCACGGCATTAGGTCCTTCTCATCCTGATAGGCACTCTCATACATAAAAGGGCCTGTGTACTTCACCTCCTCCAAAGCGCCAAGTATGGCCGTCCAGTTGTTCTTGCCCTCGCCTGAGCAAGGGAAAAAATGGTTCTCGGCCGCCCCTGTGCCATCAGCCACATGAATCGTCTTCAGCCGGCTTCCCATTGCCTTGATCAGGGTTTCCGGGTTCTTGATATGGTTCATGTCTATAGCGGAATAAATGGTGGTGGGCAGCCTGGAGAAAATCTCCACTGTCTCTTCCACGGAGCGCATCAGCGGTCTTTCTCTCCCATTGCCCGCCAGCAACTCGGGGCCCAGCATGTTCTCCAGCACCATGGTGGCGTTGATGGCCTGCACTGCTTCATCCAGCGTGGTGGCCGACTTGATCAGCTGGCTTTTGCGCATGTCGCGCTCGTTTAGGCCCAGGTAATAGCTGGGGTGGAAAAGAATGACCTCCGGCTCCAGTATGCGCAGGAAAGTGATCAACTTTTGATGCATCGCCACTATGTCCTGCCGGTCCGCCTCGCTAACCGTGGAGAGGTCGATGCTCTGGCTGTACGGCATGTGCACCGACCATACTTTAATGCCGGCTTCGTCCGCCGCTTTCTTTGCCTCTCTCAGCTTTTGCGTAACCTCCTCATCAGACATCTTGAAGTCTCTCCGGTCATCCACAAAAAGGCTCATTCCGGAGGCCTCCACATAGCTCACGCCTACAGATTTGGCATATGGGAGTTTCTCTTTTGTGAAATTGCCGATTGGCAGACTGTAGCCGACCTTTAAGGGGGCTACCGGTGTTTCTTTAGCAGGCACATCGGGTGTTGGTTCCTCCTTACTGGAGTCGCAGCCGGTAAGGCATAGGGAGCAGGCAAGTAATATCGCTAGCATTTCGTTTCTTATCATGGGTTAAAATCCTTATTTCCAGTTAGGGTTTTGTTCCAGGTTTGGGTTGAGCCTCAGGTCCTCGATCGGAATCGGATAGTAATAGTCACGGCTTTCGTCGAAGAAGCCGCCCAGCTGGAACGGGGCCAGGTTGCCGGAGCTACCGTTGGTCAGTGGCCGTTGCTGCACATTAATAATGGTGGATACCCCCTTCGGTGCGCCTGAGGCGTTTCCGTCATGGAGGTACACATCCGGGGTGCCGTCGTTGTTAAAGTCGTGCGCGCCAAGCCCTGAGAAGTAGATACCCAGCATCGGTTGCTCTATCTTGTCGCCTTCTTTCCAGCGCATGAGGTCATCCCACCGGAGCCCTTCGTTTAGCATCTCTATTCTGCGCTCACGGCGGATCTCCAGAATCACCCCTTTGTTGGCTCCCTGGTCTACGTTTGGGTACATGGCTGCCAGGTATGGGTCTGGGTTGGCATTCGCCTGCGCCAGGATAAGGTGTGGCATGTTCACCCGGTCTCTCAGCCTGTTGATAGTGATGTCAAGGTCGTGCTGTGTGAGTGTCCCGAGCTCGGCTTTGGCCTCTGCCAGAATCAGCAGGGCTTCTGCATAGCGGAAGATGATGATGTCAAAGTAGGAGGCATTCCATTGGTCTCTGGACGGCAGCGCTTTGATGACCCTGTACCCTGTGGTAGTGCCGGTCAGGTTTACCGGCTCCGGAGTGTTTTCGCCATAAACGGTGAAGTCAGGGCCGGCGGTGGTCTGTGTCAGGCGCGGGTCGCGGTTCTGCATTTCCTCATAGAAGCCCATGGTCTCGTAGCCGGGCTGGTCTGTAAACCTGCTGCCGTCTTTCATCAGGTAGCTGTTTATTACATCTTTTGTGATGCCCCATGCCCCCTGGGTAGGCGCTGTCATGAGGTAGCCCAACTTGTGCTGGCCCAGCTCTGAGTCAAAGTCCCGGGCCAGGATTGTTTCTGTCGCATCCTGGTTGTTACGGGCAAAGAGCTCACGGTAAGCCGCGTTCGGACCGCCCGTGGTAAACAGGCTATAGGCGCCGGAGTTTATCAAGGCCTCCGATGCCTCGGCGGCTTCCTGTAACAGTGTTTCATAGTCTCCGAGGCCGTGGTACTTTCTGAACGTGCCCTCATACAAGGCGATCTTGGCTTTCAGGAGCAGCGCGGTATACTTGGTGATGCGGTTAAGCTTTACCTCCGCGGGGATGTTCTCAATGGTATAGTTGATGTCCGCCATTACGGAATCGATAACCACTTTACGCGAGTCGCGCCCTTTGTACAGGTCAGGGTCTCCGGCCTCCAGCACTTTGCTGTACCAGGGCACATCGCCGAACCGCTTTACCTTCTCAAAATAAAAGTAAGCCCTGAAGAAGCGGGCAATGCCGCCATACTTCCGTTTTGCCGCCTCATCGGGCACACGCTGGTAGTTCTGCAGAAAGAAGTTAATGTCCCGCAGATAGCCCCAGGACCAGCCCCCACTGCCGCGGGTGGTAGGCACAATGCGGCCACCCCTTACCCTTTCTGAGGCGATCAGGGGGAGGATGTTGTCGGAGGCGTTATCCTCCGTGTACACCTCGGTGGTGGGCAGCATCGTGTAAAATGCGTTTGTGGCTACTTCCAGGTCGGTAGCCGTTTTAAAGAAGAATTCTGCATCCACTTTATCCTTGGGAGGGCGGTCGAGAAAGTCTTTCTCACAGGCAGAGAACAAGACCGCTAAAAGCGCGAAAACGGATGTAAGGTATGTTCTGTTCATCATTGCTATAAAGTCTTCAGGGTGAGTTACAGGGTCACGTTAATACCCATGGAGTACGTTTTGCCCATCGGGTACGAGCGGAGGTCTGCTCTGTTGACAGCGTCTCCGGGGTTAGAGTAGTCGATGGCCGAGCCTGCCTGCTCCGGGTCAATGTATTTGGTCAGGTTTCCGAAGCGCCAGGTAAACAGGTTCTCGCCGCTTAAGTACACCCGCAGCTTTTTAATGCTGGCTCTGGATGTGAGCGCCTCCGGCAAAGTATAGCCGAGCGTCAGGTTCTTCACGCGCAGGTAGCCGATGTTCTCCAGGTAATAATCGTTCATCTCGTTCAGGGAGCGGCCACTGTTCAGGGCGGCGTACCCGCGCTCAATCTGCGGGTACCTGTTGCCCGGAGTCTCCGGTGTCCAGGCATTGTCTACCAGGTCTTTTCTCAGGAAGGATAAATAAGGCCGTTGGTAGGTTCCCCAGTAAATGTCTCCCGTCGGGTACCAGTTCTGCTTGGCAACACCAGCCCCCGCAACGGAAAGGTCGAGGCCCTTCCAGCTTGCGCTCACGTTAAAGCCAAAGGGGAATTTCGGCATGGCGTTACCGATGGGCTGCAGGTCGCCGTGGTCTTCCAAAGTATAGTTTCCCCTGTCTATTCTGCCGTCGCCGTCCACATCCACATACTTGATATCGCCTGCGCGAAGCTGGTTCCAGTCGTTGTTCTGCACCACGTTCAGGATGTAGTTGTACACGTTGCCGAGGCTGTTGGAGGGGTTCACGAAAGAATTCTGGTAAGCGATAGCCTCCTCATCCGACTGAAACTGGCCGTCTACGTGGTAGCCCCAGATCTGGCCCAGCTCCTGCCCTTCCCAGTAAGAGCTCATCAGGCCGTTCGGGTTATCGAATTTGGTGATGGTGCCTTTAAAGTTCGTTACACTGGCCGTGGCGCGCACCGCCAGCGGGGAGCCGACCACCTCAAAGCTGTTGTTATACCCCAGGCTCAGGTCGAAGCCCCGGTTACGGAGAGAGGCCAGGTTCTCCTTTGGTTCAGTAGCGCCGAACACACCCGGCAGCGGTGTTCCCGGCAAATACATGTCTTCTGTGTCCTTCTGGTACACGTCGATGGAGGCCGTCAGCCTGTTCCGGAAGAAGCCCATGTCTGCCCCGAAATTGATGGTGCTGGTGGTTTCCCAGCTGACCACCTTTGGAAGGGGAGCCGGGGCACCGGCGTAAATAATTTGCTGCCCCCCGTCGAGCCACTCAGACCGGCCAATACTCATCGTCTGCTGGAAGGTATTGGTGCTGATGTTCTGGTTGCCCAGCGAGCCGTAGGAGGCCCGCAGCTTTAAGAAGCTGAAGGTATTCTCAATAGGCTGCCAAAAGCTTTCCCGATTTACCTGCCAGCCTACAGACACGGATGGGAACCAGCCCCACCTGCTTTCCGAAGGAAAACGTGAAGAGCCGTCGTAGCGCGCATTCACCTCCAGCAGGTACCTGGCATCATAGTCATAGTTAAAGCGGCCGAAGTACCCCTGCACGGCCCATAGTTCCGACGAACCGTCAGCGGTCATCAGCTCGGTGCCCAGGGCCAGGTTCGCCAGGTCTCTAATCAGCAGG includes:
- a CDS encoding hemopexin repeat-containing protein, producing MKQMNKLCPKAMVVFCVLFLNMFFVQAFAQRPATEHRNGMLILGSADMQTLVDRVEVGFKLYQSAVPFDYIIVSGGCAAHKSELCEASEMAALLVEKGVPEELIFKEEKSKTTVQNYAYSRMLRKADGSNVIRPGDKLYVVSNHWHAIPVAARFTANDSVTAVYHIEGGILPKDTDKVNYTGIFDPNISSDAYVAKALWPMTSAMFSVEGRKGAPRTSYRFMNGLVYVQSPATPEGDKLEETAQAVPAIPSNWAGQVDAAYYNSVDKKVYVFRGRQYARFSPGAKVLDAGYPKQLTELVKNLPAGWQGGYLDAAFFHTKTREVFLFKGEEYMRLSAKGNTVAAGFPKKLNTFIPEWPFSWGSGDLDAADYSSKEDKVYLFRGKEFIEISLDGSPQLQQGFPKAIDPALPQTPVGKK
- a CDS encoding BACON domain-containing protein, which produces MKRKIHLHFITRFLCGALILLNLSGCKEDDEAFEPKLLLENEAFDVANTSSSHALVFLTNQPWQAATDADWIVLEETSGEKGKVTLAFQVQANEEDARTGTIKIMTNDTTEKVITVKQEAGNRDDIYVKEGATGEGYSWAEATSLDNALAIAVSGNTIHIAEGAYLPTVTVTGGDPADAGDVTFEVSKYVRLKGGYPADAEEGAEANPAQHTTVLSGGGVAYHVVTVSAPKTDGQKVVLEGLRITDGKAAAATTSATINGTAFRRDYGGGLTIGNAVVEVLNTEVVDNKSDKNVAGLYAFGGSVVTIRNSKINGNISTGNAGGVWISESTAHIYDSEVRENEGGTAAGVHGYPEATINMYNTVVADNKGRSFGAAFYIRENSKGLLVNCLINGNSSTSANGGGGVMLYSNNMVTIVNTTITGNTIAGPGGGIYRRSGINTVNMYNSIVSGNVQKNDGPDVDAYEPDATVPVVQSSILGSLAYDAKGEVIEGATFNPGTMLTEAKVPVGEGNPATAYGMSTEELVKLGSTLNPAVEGSLITQDLYHNSRSGLRFMGALVDSE
- a CDS encoding sugar phosphate isomerase/epimerase family protein; translated protein: MLAILLACSLCLTGCDSSKEEPTPDVPAKETPVAPLKVGYSLPIGNFTKEKLPYAKSVGVSYVEASGMSLFVDDRRDFKMSDEEVTQKLREAKKAADEAGIKVWSVHMPYSQSIDLSTVSEADRQDIVAMHQKLITFLRILEPEVILFHPSYYLGLNERDMRKSQLIKSATTLDEAVQAINATMVLENMLGPELLAGNGRERPLMRSVEETVEIFSRLPTTIYSAIDMNHIKNPETLIKAMGSRLKTIHVADGTGAAENHFFPCSGEGKNNWTAILGALEEVKYTGPFMYESAYQDEKDLMPCYQSLYQNYSNSK
- a CDS encoding RagB/SusD family nutrient uptake outer membrane protein; the encoded protein is MMNRTYLTSVFALLAVLFSACEKDFLDRPPKDKVDAEFFFKTATDLEVATNAFYTMLPTTEVYTEDNASDNILPLIASERVRGGRIVPTTRGSGGWSWGYLRDINFFLQNYQRVPDEAAKRKYGGIARFFRAYFYFEKVKRFGDVPWYSKVLEAGDPDLYKGRDSRKVVIDSVMADINYTIENIPAEVKLNRITKYTALLLKAKIALYEGTFRKYHGLGDYETLLQEAAEASEALINSGAYSLFTTGGPNAAYRELFARNNQDATETILARDFDSELGQHKLGYLMTAPTQGAWGITKDVINSYLMKDGSRFTDQPGYETMGFYEEMQNRDPRLTQTTAGPDFTVYGENTPEPVNLTGTTTGYRVIKALPSRDQWNASYFDIIIFRYAEALLILAEAKAELGTLTQHDLDITINRLRDRVNMPHLILAQANANPDPYLAAMYPNVDQGANKGVILEIRRERRIEMLNEGLRWDDLMRWKEGDKIEQPMLGIYFSGLGAHDFNNDGTPDVYLHDGNASGAPKGVSTIINVQQRPLTNGSSGNLAPFQLGGFFDESRDYYYPIPIEDLRLNPNLEQNPNWK